The Paenibacillus dendritiformis region TCTTCCACCGCATGAAGTTCGGCGACCGCAGCTCCACGATTGCCGTGGCCATTGAGCCGTTAACCCAGGCAGACGTCATCTCCGCCAACCCGATACCGGTCTATGTGACCAATTTCCTGGGCGGGGCCATGGCCGGAATCGTCGTCGCCCTGTTCAACCTGACCAATAATGCGACCGGCACCGCGACTCCGATTGCCGGACTGATGGTCATGTATGGCTTCAACGATGCGAAGACCGTCACGATCGCGGCGGCTCTATGCGCGCTGTGCGGCATCGCGGCGGGATTCATCGGCTCGATCGTCTTCAAGAACTTCAAAATCCGCACCGTCGCCGAAATTCGCGGAACCGCACCCGCAACCGGCAACGAAGCGGCTTGAGCGACAATGTGAGGCAAGTCACGCAACATCAACAAATCTGTGCAGAGGAGAATTGAACCATGCCGTTTCACTCCGTATTTGACATAATCGGCCCCGTTATGATCGGTCCGTCCAGCTCGCATACGGCCGGAGCCAACCGCATCGGCCGCGTGGCGCGGAAGCTGTTCGGGCGCTTGCCCGAATCCGTCACAGTCACCCTGTATGGATCGTTTGCGAAGACATACCGGGGCCATGGAACCGATGTGGCCATCGTAAGCGGAATTCTTGACTTCGACACGGCGGACGAGCGAATTCCGGACGCCCTCGACATCGCTGCGGAGCAAGGGCTGGACGTACAGTTCGTGCTATCGGAGGACATCGTGGAGCATCCCAATACCGCGCGTCTTACGCTGCGGGACAAGCGTGGCGCGCTAGAGGTCGTCGGCGTGTCGATTGGCGGCGGCAGCATGGAAATCCGTGAAGTCATTCAACTGGACGACAATCCGTCCGGCAGCCATCCAACGATGCTCGTCCTGCACGAGGACAAGCACGGCGCCGTGGCCCATGTGACGTCGCTGCTCGCCGAGCATCATATCAACATCGGATATATGGAAGTATCGCGTTCGGGTAAAGGACAGAGCGCCTTGATGGCGATCGAGCTCGACGAATCGGTCGACGACGCGGTCATCCATCATATGCACACACTCCCTCATATTAAGGAGATATGGCAAGTGAAGACGTATCAGCGCACCAGCTCCGAAGGAGGCAGACCATGTTCCATAGCGTAGCCGAACTGCTCCAGCTTGCCGAAGAGAGACAGACTAAGATATCGCGTGTCATGCTGGAAAGAGAAATGAAGATTCGACAACAAACGGAAGAAGAAATTATACAAATGATGGAGGCCAACCTGACTGTCATGGAGCAGGCGATCGAGAAAGGGCTGAAGGGGGTCGTCTCCCATTCCGGGCTGACCGGAGGAGATGCCGTCCTGCTTCAACGCTACATTGCAGGCGGCCATTCCTTGGCCGGTCCCCTGATTCTCGATGCGGTCAGCAAAGCAATCGCGACCAATGAAGTGAACGCGGCCATGGGCATCATCTGCGCGAATCCGACCGCAGGAGCGGCAGGCGTCGTGCCGGGGACGCTATTCGCAGTTAAGGAGAAGCTGAAGCCTACGCGGAAGCAGATGGTGGAGTTCCTGTTCACGGCGGGAGCATTCGGGTTCGTCATCGCCAATAATGCCTTCATCTCGGGCGCGGCGGGAGGATGTCAAGCCGAGGTCGGCTCCGCCACGGGTATGGCTGCGGCGGCAGTTGTCGAGATGGCGGGCGGAACGCCGCGCCAGTCAGCCGAAGCGATGGCGATTGCGCTCAAAAACATGCTCGGATTAGTATGCGATCCAGTGGCCGGCCTGGTGGAGGTGCCTTGCGTCAAGCGCAATGGAGTCGGCGCCTCGGCAGCGGTTGTCGCGGCGGATATGGCATTGGCCGGCATCAAGAGCCGAATCCCGCCCGACGATGTTATCCAGGCGATGTATGAAGTCGGCCTCTCCATGCCAAGCTCCTTGCGCGAGACGGCGGAAGGAGGACTGGCCAACACGCCAGCCGGCCGCAAGCTGGAAGCGATGGTGCTTGACGGCACCCAATAACGGAAAATGCCAAAGTCCCCGGGCAGTGCCAATGCCGCCGGGGACTTTCAACGTTTCCAAGCTCGGGCGGGACGCGCCTAAGACAAGTAAGCGCCGTTCAGCGCCTGCTGAACCCGCATGACGCCCTGGGACAGCGCATGACCGCCTCCGATAGCGGCCGCGACCGCCACGGCCTCCATAATTTCCGCATCGCCCGCTCCCTTATGTCTCGCCTCGTTCACATGGTATAACGTGCATACCTCGTTGTTCGCGAACAAGCCGATCCCAAGCGCAATCAGCTGCTTCGTCTTGGCATCCAGCGCCCCGTCGGCGAAGCAAGCGCCCGTGAACGCATGATAAGCTTGCACGACGTCCGGCAAGGTCGATTCCAGCTCGGAAATCTCATTTTTATAAGCCTGCACTTTGTTATCCATTTCGGACATGATCGCTCCTCCTCTGCCGCCCCCGGTGCAATGATTTCCTTGTCAGGGGCAGCGGCCAATCTGCTTCGTTCCCTAGGATAACCAGTACAAGCCGGCTTCATCCCTCCGGCCGGTCGGGCGGGCGATTCAACATCGATCGGGCTTCACGCTTCAGCTTCTTGTACGCATTGATGAACGAAGCGGGATTGTCGCGGACGAAATAGGTCTCCACCCCCCGATGAGTATGCAAATACAGAAAGCCGATCGCATCCGATCCGCCGTGCTTGCGATGGCATGACATATCATAGATCTGCGACATGGCGATCCGCTTGTCCCGGATCCGGACCTCATGTGCATGCAGCTCGATATGGAACGAGGTCTCCGTCACCCGTTCCTCGTTGCAATCAATGGTCCTCGTAATCTCGACGCAGGTCTGTACCGCCAATACACTCACCGCTGCACCCCCTTAATCCGAAGAAGAGCTTTCCCTTTCCGATCATTATAAAGGAAATGCAGGGGCATTCGCCAATTCGCCCCCATCCTGGCGAGCCCAAGCCGTATGCGCAGCCCGACCCATCCCATCACACGAACAGGCGAACAGGCGGCAGCGGGAAGCTGTCGCCTGTGCTATTATCCGGTTTATTTCACGTAATAATGGAGCGGGTACGTCCGGTATTGGGACGGAGCCATCTTCTCCGTAGTGTAGAAGCCGGCCGGCGCCTGCA contains the following coding sequences:
- the sdaAB gene encoding L-serine ammonia-lyase, iron-sulfur-dependent subunit beta, with the protein product MPFHSVFDIIGPVMIGPSSSHTAGANRIGRVARKLFGRLPESVTVTLYGSFAKTYRGHGTDVAIVSGILDFDTADERIPDALDIAAEQGLDVQFVLSEDIVEHPNTARLTLRDKRGALEVVGVSIGGGSMEIREVIQLDDNPSGSHPTMLVLHEDKHGAVAHVTSLLAEHHINIGYMEVSRSGKGQSALMAIELDESVDDAVIHHMHTLPHIKEIWQVKTYQRTSSEGGRPCSIA
- a CDS encoding carboxymuconolactone decarboxylase family protein, encoding MSEMDNKVQAYKNEISELESTLPDVVQAYHAFTGACFADGALDAKTKQLIALGIGLFANNEVCTLYHVNEARHKGAGDAEIMEAVAVAAAIGGGHALSQGVMRVQQALNGAYLS
- the sdaAA gene encoding L-serine ammonia-lyase, iron-sulfur-dependent, subunit alpha, translated to MFHSVAELLQLAEERQTKISRVMLEREMKIRQQTEEEIIQMMEANLTVMEQAIEKGLKGVVSHSGLTGGDAVLLQRYIAGGHSLAGPLILDAVSKAIATNEVNAAMGIICANPTAGAAGVVPGTLFAVKEKLKPTRKQMVEFLFTAGAFGFVIANNAFISGAAGGCQAEVGSATGMAAAAVVEMAGGTPRQSAEAMAIALKNMLGLVCDPVAGLVEVPCVKRNGVGASAAVVAADMALAGIKSRIPPDDVIQAMYEVGLSMPSSLRETAEGGLANTPAGRKLEAMVLDGTQ